CAGCCACTTCATGGCGTTCACCCGCGCCACGGGGAAGCACCGTCTTCCCAGCCGCATGACGCGCACCACCCGCAGGACCGTCGGCGTCGCCGCCCTGGCCACCACCGGCGTCGTGGGCACGCTGGCCGCCCCGGCGTTCGCCGCGGAGAGCGAGATCGAGCAGACGGGCCCCCTGAAGGCAGTCACCATGGGCGACACGGTCGCCCACGAGGTCGACGCCCAGGCCATGGCCCAGCGTCAGGCCGCCGAGCAGGCCGCCGCCCGCGAGAAGGCCGAGGCCGCCGCGGAGAAGCGCGCGGAGGAGGCCCGTGAGAAGGCCGAGAAGGAGCGCGAGGCCAAGGCCCGTGCGGCCCGCGAGGCCGAGCGCAAGCGCCTCAACGCCTACACCGCGCCGATCACCGGCTCGTACGTCTCCACGTCCTACCAGGCCGGTGGCGGCATCTGGTCCTCCGGCAGCCATACCGGGATCGACTTCCACGCCGCCAGCGGCACCGCCGTGCACGCGGTGGGCTCCGGCACCGTCGTGGAGGCCGGCTGGGGCGGCTCCTACGGCAATCAAGTCGTCATCAAGATGGTTGACGGCACGTACACCCAGTACGGGCACCTCTCGTCCATCGGTGTCTCGGTCGGCCAGACGGTCACTCCGGGGCAGCAGATAGCCCTCTCCGGGGCGACCGGCAACGTCACGGGGGCGCACCTGC
This sequence is a window from Streptomyces ortus. Protein-coding genes within it:
- a CDS encoding M23 family metallopeptidase; its protein translation is MAFTRATGKHRLPSRMTRTTRRTVGVAALATTGVVGTLAAPAFAAESEIEQTGPLKAVTMGDTVAHEVDAQAMAQRQAAEQAAAREKAEAAAEKRAEEAREKAEKEREAKARAAREAERKRLNAYTAPITGSYVSTSYQAGGGIWSSGSHTGIDFHAASGTAVHAVGSGTVVEAGWGGSYGNQVVIKMVDGTYTQYGHLSSIGVSVGQTVTPGQQIALSGATGNVTGAHLHFEARTTAEYGSDMDPIAYLRGHGVNV